From Erythrobacter sp. YJ-T3-07:
AGGCAGTAGAACAGATGGTCCCACCCGATCCGCCCATCGCGTTCGGCAAACAGGATGCGCAGCGCGAAGACCGAGGCAAGCGCGCCGTACCACGCGCCGAAATGGCGGACGCTGATGAAGCCCGGCAGCGCGGCGTGCCATTCGATCTTGCCATAAAGCTGCGTCTCGGGCGGCGGCGCGGTGAGCAGCCACCAGGCGGTGTACACCACCAGCACGGCGCCACCCGCAGCGATCAGCGGGACGATGCGATCGGGCCCTGGCATCGAGCGGCGGGTCGCCAGATGATAGACCGCCAGCGCGAAGATCAGGTGGATCACCACGATCAGGCTGTGGGTCAGCGAATAGGGGAAGTTGTTCGAAATCAGCAACGCAGAGGCGCAGATCGCGAACAGCAGCACGCCAGCCGCGATGCGGATATCGCGCGGCAGGTTGCGCCAGGCCGCCGCCAGATCGAAACCCTGACGCCCGGCCCACAGAACCACCGCGACTTCGCTGACCACGAAAGGCAGCTCGATCAGGCGGCTGAACTCCCACGGCAGGGTCGGCATGTGGTGGATATAGGTGGGGTATGCGAGCGCCGAGACGATCGGCATCACGATCGCGATCAGCACGATCAGCACCAGCGCCGGTTCGCGCAGGATCGGATGGGCCCGGGCCCCGGTATATGCGCCGCCGCGCAACTGCATGTCCATGCCCAGGGCTGTAACCCGGCTTGGTTAAGGACGCTTTAGCACCCGACCTCGCGCAATCCGCTGCACGCCCCGGCCTGTGGGCGGTTCGGGCAATCGGGCATTTAGGAAATTGCTAAGCTTTCCATTCTATTCACCAATTTCGAGAACGCGGTGTTGGCCATGCGCGCCGCACCCGCAGCCATTATCCGCCCGGACGGGCATGGGGGAATGAAATGAGCGCTTTCGGACGCAGGAACGGCCCCGGAGGCATGGGTTCCGGCAGCCGTCCCGCTTTCGGAAATGCCAAGCCGATGAGGGGTGGCAATCCGTCGCAGGATAGCGGCCCCGAAGGCGGTGAGCAGTTTCCGCCGGTCCCCAACGACAGCGATGCATCTTCCGGGCAGGACGCACCCGCAGTTCCCCCTCCCGCCCCGTCTCCCTCCGCCAACCGCCACGCCAGCGCGATGAGCCGCCTTGACGAGCGCTCCAACGCGGTCCACGTGCGCGAAGAGGTCACCGGGTTCGAGGCGAGCGTTCACAAGATCAAGGAGCAGGTGCTGCCGCGCCTGCTCGAGAGGATCGACCCCGAAGCCGCATCCACCCTCACCAAGGACGAGTTGGGCGAGGAATTTCGGCCGATCATCATGGAGGTGTTGGCCGAGCTCAAGATCACGCTCAACCGGCGCGAACAGTTCGCGCTGGAAAAGGTGCTGATCGACGAGCTGCTCGGCTTCGGTCCGCTCGAAGAACTGCTCAACGATCCCGATGTCAGCGACATCATGGTCAACGGGCCGGACCAGACCTACATCGAAAAGAAGGGCAAGCTGCAGATCGCGCCGATCCAGTTCCGCGACGAACAGCACCTGTTCCAGATCGCGCAGCGGATCGTGAACCAGGTCGGCCGCCGCGTCGACCAGACCACGCCGCTCGCCGACGCCCGCCTCAAGGATGGCAGCCGCGTCAACGTGATCGTCCCGCCGCTATCCTTGCGCGGCACGGCGATCTCGATTCGTAAATTCTCCGAAAAGCCGATCACCATCGACATGCTCCGCAACTGGGGCTCGATGGACGACAAGATGGCGACCGCGCTCAAGGTTGCGGGCGCGTGCCGGATGAACGTGGTGATCTCCGGCGGTACGGGTTCTGGTAAAACCACCATGCTCAACGCGCTGTCGAAGATGATCGACCCGGGCGAGCGTGTGCTGACGATCGAAGACGCCGCCGAACTCCGTCTGCAGCAGCCGCACTGGCTGCCGCTGGAAACCCGTCCGCCCAACCTGGAAGGGCAAGGCGCGATCACCATCGGCGACCTTGTGAAGAACGCCCTGCGTATGCGCCCCGACCGGATCATCCTGGGCGAAATTCGCGGCGCGGAGGCGTTCGATCTGCTCGCCGCGATGAACACCGGCCACGATGGTTCGATGTGCACGCTGCACGCCAACTCCCCGCGCGAGGCACTGGGGCGTATGGAAAACATGATCCTGATGGGCGACATCAAGATCCCCAAGGAAGCGATTTCGCGCCAGATCGCGGAGTCTGTCGACCTGATCGTTCAGGTCAAACGCCTGCGCGACGGCAGCCGTCGCACGACCAACATCACCGAGGTGATCGGGATGGAGGGCGAGGTCATCGTCACCCAGGAACTGTTCAAGTTCGAATATCTGGAAGAAGGCGAAGACGGGAAGATCGTCGGCGAATTCCGCAGTTCGGGCCTGCGCCCCTACACGCTGGAAAAGGCCCGCCAGTTCGGCTTCGATCAGGCGTATTTGGAGGCATGTCTCTGACATGCCTGACGCACACGCATTCGCGTGCGCGATATCCTCGCAAAAGCTCGGGCGGCCGGTCGGCCTTGCCCTCGCCTGCGGCTCGCGACTGCGGGATTTCTCGTAATTACCGCCCTTTCAAGGAAGGGGATCGGGGGGTGGGATCGCGGCGTTCGCGGCGTTAGCTACCCTTGCAGCAGCGGCGGAATCGCGGTTGCCAGCAGGCCGCCGCCGATCACCGCTGCGGCGAGGAAGATGGTGGTCCACGGCACCCAGCCGACCCGATCGATCCGCGCGCGTTTCGTGCGCACTCTTTCGCCGACCAGCGCCACCAGCGCGAGCGCGATGAAACCCGCGCCAAGCAGAGCGACCCGCCCTGCGTCGCTGATGAACAGAAGATCGTGCCACCACGTCATCGCGCGCAGGTGGGGCCTGACCGCGCCGAGCGCAATGATCCAATCATCGCTTGAACCGGCACCAGCAATCACTACCAGCAGCGCATGGATGCATCGGTCGCCCAGTCCCGCCCACTGACCGCGATCGGGCTACGCCTGCTCGCCGCGTTCTCGCTCACCACGCTGTCGATGCTGGTCAAGCTGGTCGGCGAGGATGGCGTCCACCTGCTCGAAATCATCTTCTGGCGTCAGGCGGTCACGCTGCTGGCGATGATCGCCTTTGCCGCTGCCACAGTCGGCTTCGCGACGCTCAAACCGGTTCGCTTCAAAAGCCACGCGATCCGTAGCGCTTACGGCATCGTCGGCATGGCGCTGGTCTATGGCGCGGTCATCATGCTGCCGCTGGCGGAGGCGACCACGATCAACTTCACCGCGCCGATCTGGGCGGTGATCCTCTCCATGCTGCTGATGAAGGAGCGGATCGGCCGCTATCGCTGGAGTGCGATCGCGATCGGTTTTGCCGGCATCCTGATCGTCGCACAGCCCGGCGGCAATCCGGTCGACCCGCTGGGGATCGCGGTCGGGCTTGGCGGCGCGTTCATGGTCGCGCTGACATCGATCCAGATCCAGGATCTGAACAAGACCGAAAGCCCGACCAGCATCGTCTTCTGGTTCTGCCTTCTGACCGTGCCGTTGCTGGCGCTTGCCCTGCCCTTCGTCGCCAAGGCGCATTCGAGCGAGACCTGGCTGCTGCTGGGTGGCGTCGGGCTTAGCGGGGCGGCGGCGCAGCTGCTGCTGACCACATCGCTGCGCTTCGGTTCGGCGGCGACGGTGATCGTGATGGATTACACCGCGCTGCTGTGGGCCACGCTGTACGGCTGGCAGGTGTTCGACGAGCTGCCGGTGCCCAATACCTGGATCGGTGCGCCGCTGATCATCCTTGCCGGAACCATCATTCTGGTGCGCGAGGGCCATCTTGCCCGCAAGGCGCGGCGCGCCCGGCTGGAGGTGCCTGCGCCCGAGGAACCGCTCGCCCAGCAACAGCGTTGAGATCGGCACAGGCGCATGGAGCGCCTTTTTCTGGAAAGGACTTCACCCATGATCCGCAAGCTTGCCCTCGCCGCCGGTATCGCCGCCCTCGGCCTCACCGCGACCGCCTGCAACACCGTGAAGGGTGCCGGCCGGGATATCGAATCCGTCGGCAAGGCCGGCGAAGACGCGATCAACTGATCGGCTTTAGGGGCGGGCCAAGGTCCGCCCCGTTTCCCCTGCGGGCTCAGGGCTTGCAGTAAACCACGATAAAATTGTTCGCGGGCATCGCCACGCGCAACGTGCGCCTGAACCCGTGGCGCTTCGCCAGTGCATCGACATCGGCCAGATCGCGCAGGCCCCAGCGGGAATCGCGCGCCTTCAGGCTTTGATCGAAGGCGAGATTGGACGGCGCGGTTTCGACCCCGCGCTCCACATAAGGGCCGTAAAGAATCAGCGGGCCGTCCATCATCGGCGGCAGCAGCCGCGCGGCGCCCGCAAACAGCCCCTCGGTCGCCTGCCACGGGCTGATATGGACCATGTTGATGCACACAATCGCGTCGGCAGCATCCAGCGGCCATTCGCTCTCCGCCGCATCGAGAGCGAGCGGTGGCATCACATTCGCGATCGCGGCCTGCGCGACATGTTCGGCGATCGATGCACGCGCCTCGGCATCGGGATCGCTCGGATACCAGTCGAGATGCGCAAAACGCTTCGCAAAATGGACGACATGCTCGCCCGTGCCGCTCGCGATTTCGAGCACGATGCCCCGTTCGGGCAGAACTTCGGCCAGCACGTGCGCGATAGGTTCGCGGTTGCGCTGTGCGGCGGGGCTTTCGCGTTTCGCGCTCACAGCCAGCGCCGCACGCGTTTGGAATAATTCTCGTAATCCCGCCCGAAGGTCGCCCGCAGATGCGGTTCCTCGCGCGCGATCACGAAGCGATCGACCAGCGCAATGGCGAGCGGAACCGACAGCACGCCGCCGATGCTCTGGCAGAACAGCGCGATACCCAGCTGGACCATCACCATGCCCAGATACATCGGATTGCGGCTGAAACGGTAGAGGCCCGAGGTGACCAGCAGGGTATCCCTCTTCCACGGTTCGGGATCATTGCCCGCCCTGAAGAAGCCGATCAGTCCCGAGCCGAGGATCGCCGCACCCAGCGCGCCGATCACCACGCCGACCGGGCGCAGCACCGCATTATCGAGCGCGGCGAGACCCAGCACCCGGTCGAGCGCCAGCCCGGCGAGCAGGCATCCCAGCACCACCAGCGGCGGCGGGAAACGGACCTGCGCGCTATCCTGATCGACCAGCGCCATCAGCGCGTGGCCTTCTCGCCGCCGATGAACTGGCGCGTCACCAGCCAGGCGAATACGCCCGCCGGTCCGGCCATGAAAGCGCCAAGCAGGTAGGGCACCTGCAGCAACCGCCCCGCCCCCAGCCTGTCCGCGTCGCGTGCGATCCACAGCCCGGCGAGCAGGTCCAGCGCGAGGTAATGCGTCCAACCGACCACGATCGCACCCTGAGAGCGGAACATCGCCATCAGCCCTTCGACCGAATAGTCGAACCCCGGGTCTGGCGCGGCTCCGGCGGCGGGCATCGGATCGACCAGATTGCCCACCAGCGCGACCAGCATCACCAGATAGGTCGCGCACAGCAGGCCGATCGCGCCGTACAGGATGGTGTAGATCACGCTCTCGCGCCGGGGCAGCAGGATCAGCAGCGCCCAGCCGATCAGCGCGATCGCGTTGGTGATATCGAACAGGGCCTGCCACATCGCGTCTATTCCTGCTCCGCGCGCGGGTGGCCCGCGTCGCCGGTATCCTGGGCCGTGGCGTCTGTGGCCGAACCCGTCACCTGTCGGCCCGTCGGAGCGCGCGAGAGCATCGCCGCAGCGCGCTCTATCCCGTCCTCCTCGTGGGTGAACTTGCCCGGGGTGCGCCGCAGGCTCAACGTCATGATCGCTTCCGCCACGGTCTGCACATCGGTCCCGCGACCACGCAGAGCGCCCATCCGGGCCAGCCTGCTTCCATCGGGCGCGCTCTTTTCGACCAGCGGGCCGGGGCGGATGATGTCGAGCCGCTTGAACCCGAGCCGCGCCAGCTCGGCCTCTGCCTTGCCCTTGGCGCTCAGATGCCGGTCGCGCGACCAGCGGTCCGCCCCTTCGGCGCTGATCGCGATCAGCCGCTCGACCCCTGCAAACCGTGCGGTCTTGGCGATTTCGACCACCGCTTCCTCGTCCTCGATCGCGCGCAGCGGACTGTCGTCGCGCCCGGCGAGGTTGAGCGCGGGGCCCAGGCCGACGATGAACACCTTGGGGCGCATCGCCTTCATCACCCGCGACCAACGGTCCGCATCGGCAATGAACACTTCCATCCGGCTGCCCCGGGGCATCTCGATCTCGCCCAGAGTCAGCGCGACGAGGCGGATCTGCGGCTGATGCAACGCCTGATGGATCAGGCGCAGCCCCACGACCTCGCTCACTCCCCCCATAGCGACGCGAAATCGGCTGCTCATGTGCCCCCTTTACACATTGCTCAGATCGTCCGGCGCGTTTCCGGTGATCTCCCGAATGCGTTCTAGCGCGAATCGATCGGACATGCCCGCGATATAATCCGCGATATGCCTGCTGCGGTGCGGTTCTTGCGCAGGCAAGCCGTCCGCCCACTCCGATCCCATCCTCGGCGGATCTTCGCAATAGGCGTGCCAGAGCTGTTCTATAACGGCATGGGCCTTGTCCGCCGTCGCGGTCTGTTCGGGATGGTAATAGAGCTTGGCATACATGAACGCCTTGAGCCTGCGTTCCGCCGCGTGGAGCGCGGGCGAGAACCCTGCCAGCGCCCTCCCCGCCTGCGCGATCTGCGCGGGATCGTCCAACCCTTCGGTCGAGGCGCGGGTATGGGCGAGCACATCGTTGACCATCCACCCGATCTGCCCGCGCACCAGCTCGCGCAATTGCCGGTCGCGCGGGGCATGGGGGAAGCGGCGTTCGACCTCGCGCCACTGATCGGCAATGAAGTCGAGCGTCAGCAGATCGTCGAGTTCGAGGAAGCCAGCGCGCAGCCCGTCGTCAATATCGTGATTGTCATAGGCAATATCGTCCGCGACCGCGGCGACCTGCGCTTCAAGGCTGGGCCACTGATGCAGATCGAGCGGAAAGGCATCGTCCAGCGCGGCGAGCGCCCAGTGCGGGTTCTCGACCGGGCCGTTATGCTTGGCCAGCCCTTCGAGCACTTCCCAGCTCAGGTTCAGCCCCTCATGCGTGCAATAGGGGCTTTCGAGCCGCATCAGCGTGCGCAGCGTCTGCGCATTGTGGTCGAACCCGCCCGCATCCGACAGTGCGGCGTCCAGCGCATCCTCGCCCGCATGGCCGAAGGGCGGGTGGCCGATGTCGTGCGCAAGGCACAGCGCCTCGGTCAGATCCTCGTCCAGCCCCAGCGATCGGGCGATGACGCGGCCGATCTGCGCGACTTCGAGGCTGTGGGTCAGGCGGGTGCGGTAATGATCGCCCTCGGGCGCGACGAAGACCTGCGTCTTGCTGCGCAGCCGGCGGAACGCGATCGAGTGGATGATCCGGTCGCGGTCGCGCTGGAACGCGCTGCGCGGGCCCCGGCTTTCATCGGTAGTGCCCGGAAATTCGCGCCCGCGCGAACGCGCGGGATCGGCAGCAAGGTGGGAGCGATCCATGCTGCGCGCATCTATCGGTCCCGACGCTGGCGGACAAGCGCGGTTCAAGCCATCAGGCCGATGTACCGCGCCTCTCGCCAGCGTCTTCGTCATCGTCCACCGGATGCGCCTTGATCAGCAGAAATTCGATAAGCACGCCGGATACGGCGATCGCCAAGAAAAATCCCCACCAATGCCAGCCGGATAGCGGGCGCATGAGGGCCCCCATAGCGAGCATTCCCGCGATCGCCGTTGCGACGCGGATCCTCTTGACGATAAAATATCGCCCGCACCTTTCGCACCGTGTCTTACGTCCGCGACCGCCATAGATGAAGGACAGGGGCAACCTGTGCGAACAATGCGGGCACGCGCATCTCTTTGCGGCTCGGGTCGACCCAGCCACGCTAATCCCCAGTCGGGGCGCCGTCCTTGCCCAGCATCCAATCGACCACCGCTTCGCTGTGGATGCGCGCGGAATCGAAGATCGGCAGGACATTGGCATCGACATCGATGACCATGTCGAGCTCGGTACAGGCGAGCACGATCGCCTTCGCCCCGGCCTGTTCCAGATTGGTGATCATGGTGCGGAAGAACCGTTCCGAATTGCGGCTCGCCTTCCCGCGCATCAGCTCTTCGTAAATGATCTCGTTGGTGCGATCGACATTGCTCATGTCGGGCGGCAGCAGGTCGATCCCGTGGCTGACCAGCTTGCGGCGATAGAAGCTCTCGGTCATCACGTTGCGGGTACCGATCAGCGCGGCGTTGACCACGCCTGCCGCCTTCATCTTCGCGCCCACCGCATCGGCAATGTGCAGCACCGGCACGTCGACCGCGTCGGCAACCTGATCGTAGAGGCGGTGCATCGAATTTGCCGCGATCGCCAGCGCCTCGGCCCCCGCCGCCTCCAGCCGCTTGGCCGAATTGACGAGGATTTCCGCCGCACGATCCCACTCGTCATCCTTGGTCAGGCCGTAGAGTTCTGCGAAATTGAGGCTTTCGATCAGCAGCGGGGCGGACACCATCGGTCCGCAGTGCCTGGCGACGCCCTGGTTGATCCACTCGTAATACATGCCGGTAGAGACCCAGCTCATACCGCCAATCAGGCCAACCTTGCGCAAAACCACGTCCTCGAATCCAGCTGCGGGGGGTGCGCAGCCTTACCGAGGAAGCGGGCGGAACGTCCAGAGTAGCCCTCGAGCTATGCCCGTCATTGGCTGTCCGCGCGCTCCGCAAAGGCCTGCCGCGCAAGCCATTTCGCCACGTAGTCGGCGCTGCGCTGCGCCTCCTCCTCCTGCGGCAAATGGCCGATCCCCTCATAGACCACCAGCGTGCTGCCCGGCAGAAAGCGGTCGTACCACAGCCCCGCCTCGACCGGGATCAGCCCGTCCTCCTCGCCCCAGATGACCAGCGCGGGCGCATCGATTGTCGCCACCTCGTCTTGCGAAAAGCTGTTCCATTCGCCCGAGAAACGGATTCGCGTCGCATCGCGGTTGCCGGGATAGCGCAGCAATTCCCAATAGCGGTCGACCATCGCGTCGGTGACGATGCCCTGATTGCTGACCGTTTCGCGCAGCGATTGTTCGATCATGCTGCGCGGGGTGATGTGGTTCATGATCCGGTTGATCACCGGGGTGCGAGCGATGGCGAAGCCGATATTGCCCCTGCCCTCCTTGCGGATCGGCGCGCCTGCCGCATCGACCAGGATCAGCCCCTCGACCCGGTCGGGATGGGCGAGCGCGTAGGCGACCGCATGCCCGCCGCCCATCGAATTGCCGCCGATCACGAAGCGATCGAGCCCCAGCCTGTCCGCCACCTCGTCGATATCGGAGACGAAATTGGCAATCGAATAGTCGCTGTCCGGGTCCGGCCCGGTCAGCCCGTGGCCCACCTGGTCGAAGCGGATCACGCGATAGCGACCCTTCAGCGCATCGACCCATGGCTGCCAAGTGTGCAGATCCGCGTTGGAGCCGTGGAGCAGGATGATCGCGGGCGCATCCTTTGGCCCCTCGTCACGCAGGTGCACGGTCACGCCATCGCCGATTTCGATGAATTGCGAGGGTGCGCCGCCATGTTTGGCGCGCATCTGCGCCGGGTCGGTGTCGGGCGTGCGGAAGATGAAGAACGCCGCGACCAGCAGCACGCCCAGCAGCAGCAAAATTCGCCAGAGCCACTTCATGGCGTCGGCATCCCTGCAATCCAGCGCTCGACCAGCGCGAGGCCTTCCTCATGCACCGTCGCCTTGCCCAGCTCGGGCATGGCAACGCCCGGCTCGGCGCTCGCCATGCGATAGACCAGGATCGATGCTTCGGGGTCGCCGGGTACGATGTCGAATTCCAGCCCGCCCGATCCGCGCCCCGCGGCGACCGGGCGCTTGTCGATACCGATCGAGTAGGGATCGCCAGTCTCCCACCGTAGATCGAGCCCGGAATTGGATGCGGTTGCCGCCGGGCGGTGGCAATGCGCACAGTTGACGTCGAGATAGGCGCGCGCGGCAGCTTCCGGCTGAGCACTCGCGCGATCCTCCCAGCGTGGCATGGTGTCCGCGCCTTCGGGGACGGAGCCGAGGAAGGCCTGCAGCCACTCGGCAGAAAGGTTGCGCGCCTTTGGCCCGATCGGCGTCACCGCGCCCTGCAGCCCGTGGCATTCCTTGCACTGGTTCTTGTTGGGCACGCGGTAATTTATCTGCTCGCCATAGGGCGTGGTGACGGGCACGCGCGTCCCCGCCAGCGCCAGCGTCGCCTCGGTCTGCGCATCGTTCCACACATAGGGCAGCGCGAGCCATCCGTCGGCACGGTGGAGCAGCACCCGCGTCTCGATCAGGCGGCGATCCGCGCCCTCCCCGAAGGCGAAGGTCTTGATCAGCGCGCTGCCGACGGGGAAATCCAGCAGCGTCTGGTCGCCAATGCCGACCTCGGCTCCATCGGGCACATAGACGAAGCGCAGCTTCTCCGCCCCGTCCGAGAACAGCGGCATGTTGAGGCGGTAGGGCGTCACGCCCTCGGCCGGGGACTGCGCGGCGGCATCGCAGAAGAAGCCGTATTCGCTCAGCGTTCTTGGCAATGCCGCGCCGGTGATCGCGCCATCGCGGTCGATCGCCGGTGCCGTGGCATTGGCGCCGATGCTGACGCCCAGCGCCAGCGCGGCGCAGGCCAGCAGGAAAGCGGGCGTCCTCACGGCAGGCGTGCTTCCAGCGCCTCGGGCGCGCCCCAGCCTTCGATGCTGATCGGCTGGCCGATCGCGCCCACGTCGAGCGGGCCGGGGCGCGCGGATTCGATGCCTGCGCCCTGCTTGGGCAGATTGACCGACCACCCGGCAAGGTCGGGATGGACCATCAGCGTGGTCATCTCGGGATCTTCCAGCCCGTCCCACATCACCGGCGGCAAGGCGCCGCCAAATGCGGCGAGCAACTGCGCCGCGCCTTCGAACTGCGGATCGGTGCCGCCTTCGTCGACGATGTTCCAGTCCACGCTGATCTCGCGCGGATACGGGTTGTATTCCGGGTCATCGAAAGCGAGCGGATAGGCGATAACCATGATCGGCGCGGTCGGGTTGTCGTAGAGCATGTTCTGCCCCACCCACACGGTATCATTGGCCATCACCATGATGCCCGTGCCGCGCCGCACGCTGGCGACGATATTGCCCTCGGGCGCGAAATTGGCGGTGGTGTTGTTCACGACGAGGTTGTTGCGCACCAGCACCTCGCCGCCGTTCTTCACCGGCAGGCCTGGCAGGTCGAACACCAGGATGCCGCCGGTATTGCCTGTCACGTAATTACGCTCGACAATCGCCTTGCGGCTGTTCTCGATCTCGATCCCGGCGACGTTGTAGCTGGCGAGCGAATTGCGCACGGTGATCCGGCTCGACTGGCCGACATAGATACCCGCGTCCGACGCGCCCGATACCTCGCACCCGTCGATCAGCACGCCGGTGCTTTCCACCGGATAGAGGCCGTATGCGCCGTTGGTGCTGGCCGGGCCGTTGGTCCAGGTCACCCGGACGCGGGAATAGACGATGTCGTCCGCGCCCTTGGACTTGATCCCATCGCCCTTGGGGTTCTCGACCCCGAAATCGACCAGCGTCACGCCGTCGCTTGTGACAAGCAGTCCCTCGCCCGATCCCTCCTGCGCGGTGAAGTCGAGCACGCTGGCGTGCATTCCCGCGCCGCGCAGGGTCACGCCGTCGACATCGAGGCTGAGGCCGTCGGTCAGCACGAAGCGACCGGCCTGGAGAAAGATCTCGTCACCCGGCTCGGCCAGGATCAGCGCCTCCTGCAACCGCTCCTGCGCGCCCTCCCCCGGCGCGACGGGAATGGTCTCGGCGAAGGCAGGCGAAGCCAGCGTGGCCAGCGCAGTGGCGGCCATAAGCGTGCGGATCATGTCTCTCTCCCTCTTATGCGTTGCATAGTGCCACGCATTGAGGGGAAGACAAGGGGCTCTAAAGCTTGTCGAAAATCCCGCCGAAAGTGCACGCGGCGGCGGCGCGGATCGTCACTTCGACCGCTTGCGGATCGTCGACCCGGCGAATGCGATCGAGCGCGTCGCCCGCGTTGCGCGGCAGTTTCGCCTCGCCTTCCTGCGGAGCGACCCGTTCAAGCCTGCGCAACTGCTGGGGCGTCAGCTTCTCGGCCATGCGCGGAGCCATGCATTCGGCCTGGCTTTCGGGCACGCCTGCCTCGACCAGCGCGACCCGCACGCTGCGTTCGGTGACCACCTGCATGCCGCCACCCCAGTAGAGCCAGGCACCCACGCCCAGCGCGGCGAGTAGGATAAGGAGCAGTAGGAGACGCATTTATAGGTTATTCCGAAACCCAAAATGGCTCGAGAGTTTTGTTACCTTCCATCCGCACGTTGAGAATATCATTTGGGCACATGCGGATAAACATCAATTCAAGAAAATCTATTAGCGCATCATCCTCTATTCGATATGCAGAGAAAAACGATGCGCAGTCAAAAACATGGAGATTAAACGGCTGAATGGAACGAACACCGCCAGATGTAGGCTTATATTTTCCATGCGGGTGATTCACATGAAATTTTTTATAGTGAGACATCGATCTGCTGAACGCAAACTTCATCTCATTCCATAAATTCGATTTAGTCTTTCCAACATATATTATCTCATACTCTGAATTATAAAAGGCATAGATGCCCTTCGAATCAGCCAGATGAGACCTCAACATCTTCGTGTGGTCGAGTGACAAATCTAAGAAACTCTTGTCACTCTTTTCATCGGAATCAATCGGGAAAAACTCGACGATAGGTCGAACATTCTTCTCAATCAGATCACGAGATTTTTTTGGAAGACCGTACCCCGCCACTAGTCGAGTGCCTTGACGATCTCTTCGACCATCTTCTTCGCGTCGGACAGCAGCATGGTCGTCTGGTTGAGGTAGAACACGTCGTTGTCGACGCCCGCATAGCCGACGCCGCCCATGGAGCGCTTGATGAAGAAGACCTGCTTGGCATTGCCGACGTCGAACACCGGCATCCCGTAAATCGGGCTGGACTTGTCGGTCTTCGCCGCCGGGTTCACGACGTCGTTTGCGCCGATGATGAAGGCGATGTCGGCCTGCGCGAACTCGGAGTTGATATCCTCCAGCTCGAACACCTCATCATAGGGCACGTTCGCTTCGGCCAGCAGCACGTTCATGTGCCCCGGCATGCGACCTGCGACGGGGTGGATCGCGTATTTCACGTCCACGCCCTTCTTCTTGAGCACATCGCCCATCTCGCGCAGCGCGTGCTGCGCCTGGGCGACCGCCATGCCGTAGCCGGGGATGATGATGACCTTCTCCGCCTGTTCCAGCATGAAGGCGGCATCGTCGGCGCTGCCCTGCTTGTAGGGGCGCTGTTCGCGCGCCTCGCCGCCACCGGCCGCGCTGTCGTCTGCGCCGAAGCCGCCCGCGATCACGGAGATGAAGCTGCGGTTCATTGCGCGGCACATGATGTAGCTGAGGATCGCACCCGAGCTGCCGACCAGCGCGCCGGTGATGATCATCGCCGTGTTGCCGAGCGTGAAGCCCATCGCCGCCGCGGCCCAGCCGGAATAGCTGTTCAGCATCGAGACCACGACCGGCATGTCCGCCCCGCCGATC
This genomic window contains:
- a CDS encoding aspartate/glutamate racemase family protein, with the translated sequence MRKVGLIGGMSWVSTGMYYEWINQGVARHCGPMVSAPLLIESLNFAELYGLTKDDEWDRAAEILVNSAKRLEAAGAEALAIAANSMHRLYDQVADAVDVPVLHIADAVGAKMKAAGVVNAALIGTRNVMTESFYRRKLVSHGIDLLPPDMSNVDRTNEIIYEELMRGKASRNSERFFRTMITNLEQAGAKAIVLACTELDMVIDVDANVLPIFDSARIHSEAVVDWMLGKDGAPTGD
- a CDS encoding deoxyguanosinetriphosphate triphosphohydrolase; this encodes MDRSHLAADPARSRGREFPGTTDESRGPRSAFQRDRDRIIHSIAFRRLRSKTQVFVAPEGDHYRTRLTHSLEVAQIGRVIARSLGLDEDLTEALCLAHDIGHPPFGHAGEDALDAALSDAGGFDHNAQTLRTLMRLESPYCTHEGLNLSWEVLEGLAKHNGPVENPHWALAALDDAFPLDLHQWPSLEAQVAAVADDIAYDNHDIDDGLRAGFLELDDLLTLDFIADQWREVERRFPHAPRDRQLRELVRGQIGWMVNDVLAHTRASTEGLDDPAQIAQAGRALAGFSPALHAAERRLKAFMYAKLYYHPEQTATADKAHAVIEQLWHAYCEDPPRMGSEWADGLPAQEPHRSRHIADYIAGMSDRFALERIREITGNAPDDLSNV
- a CDS encoding SO2930 family diheme c-type cytochrome is translated as MRTPAFLLACAALALGVSIGANATAPAIDRDGAITGAALPRTLSEYGFFCDAAAQSPAEGVTPYRLNMPLFSDGAEKLRFVYVPDGAEVGIGDQTLLDFPVGSALIKTFAFGEGADRRLIETRVLLHRADGWLALPYVWNDAQTEATLALAGTRVPVTTPYGEQINYRVPNKNQCKECHGLQGAVTPIGPKARNLSAEWLQAFLGSVPEGADTMPRWEDRASAQPEAAARAYLDVNCAHCHRPAATASNSGLDLRWETGDPYSIGIDKRPVAAGRGSGGLEFDIVPGDPEASILVYRMASAEPGVAMPELGKATVHEEGLALVERWIAGMPTP
- a CDS encoding parallel beta-helix domain-containing protein yields the protein MIRTLMAATALATLASPAFAETIPVAPGEGAQERLQEALILAEPGDEIFLQAGRFVLTDGLSLDVDGVTLRGAGMHASVLDFTAQEGSGEGLLVTSDGVTLVDFGVENPKGDGIKSKGADDIVYSRVRVTWTNGPASTNGAYGLYPVESTGVLIDGCEVSGASDAGIYVGQSSRITVRNSLASYNVAGIEIENSRKAIVERNYVTGNTGGILVFDLPGLPVKNGGEVLVRNNLVVNNTTANFAPEGNIVASVRRGTGIMVMANDTVWVGQNMLYDNPTAPIMVIAYPLAFDDPEYNPYPREISVDWNIVDEGGTDPQFEGAAQLLAAFGGALPPVMWDGLEDPEMTTLMVHPDLAGWSVNLPKQGAGIESARPGPLDVGAIGQPISIEGWGAPEALEARLP
- a CDS encoding alpha/beta fold hydrolase yields the protein MKWLWRILLLLGVLLVAAFFIFRTPDTDPAQMRAKHGGAPSQFIEIGDGVTVHLRDEGPKDAPAIILLHGSNADLHTWQPWVDALKGRYRVIRFDQVGHGLTGPDPDSDYSIANFVSDIDEVADRLGLDRFVIGGNSMGGGHAVAYALAHPDRVEGLILVDAAGAPIRKEGRGNIGFAIARTPVINRIMNHITPRSMIEQSLRETVSNQGIVTDAMVDRYWELLRYPGNRDATRIRFSGEWNSFSQDEVATIDAPALVIWGEEDGLIPVEAGLWYDRFLPGSTLVVYEGIGHLPQEEEAQRSADYVAKWLARQAFAERADSQ